The following coding sequences are from one Lolium rigidum isolate FL_2022 chromosome 6, APGP_CSIRO_Lrig_0.1, whole genome shotgun sequence window:
- the LOC124660114 gene encoding uncharacterized protein LOC124660114: MAATADPRAKPSATQPRHLKPWAPPRGHHVPSLPAVSGTAGASRDRRRSSTSHRRGGANDEPYEGGLEDLRAKLMGHLHDAADRLRLPPAKTQRPPEPEAPPPLPPPTDAAAAMPWTLRERRRRPTARGNTASSPTTPWSAATSPDDYVRAPFAVALEAEEIEEDVYALTGARPRRRPRKRPRTVQRQLDSLFPGMWLTEITADAYRVPDD, encoded by the exons atggcggccacggcggatcCGAGGGCGAAGccgtcggccacgcagccgcgcCACCTCAAGCCGtgggcgccgcctcgtggccacCACGTGCCTTCCCTGCCGGCCGTCTCCGGAACCGCGGGCGCAAGCCGCGATCGGCGCCGCTCCTCGACGTCCCACCGACGCGGTGGGGCCAACGACGAGCCTTACGAGGGCGGGCTGGAGGATCTCCGGGCTAAGCTCATGGGCCACCTCCACGACGCGGCCGACCGCCTTCGCCTGCCCCCTGCCAAGACCCAGCGACCGCCGGAGCCCGAGGCTCCTCCACCGCTACCACCACCAACGGACGCCGCCGCGGCCATGCCGTGGACCCTCAGGGAGCGGAGGCGTCGTCCAACAGCCCGCGGCAACACGGCTTCGTCGCCCACCAcgccgtggtcggcggctacgtctcCGGACGACTACGTGCGCGCTCCGTTCGCCGTGGCGCTGGAGGCGGAGGAGATCGAGGAGGACGTCTACGCCCTCACCGGCGcccggccacggcggcggcctcggaagCGGCCGCGCACCGTGCAGCGACAGCTCGAT TCGCTGTTCCCGGGGATGTGGCTCACCGAGATCACCGCCGACGCCTACCGGGTCCCCGACGACTAG